The following proteins are encoded in a genomic region of Cyclonatronum proteinivorum:
- the dxs gene encoding 1-deoxy-D-xylulose-5-phosphate synthase — MNLPEIKPGPLLANINSPADLRKLSREQLDDVCFELRDYIIDIVSVHGGHFGASLGVVELTVALHYVLETPHDRLVWDVGHQAYGHKILTGRRDNFYTNRKYKGLSGFPKRSESEYDTFGVGHSSTSISAALGMDVAAKMKGEKRTVMAVIGDGAMTGGMAFEALNHAGDIPNDITVILNDNNMSIDPNVGALKEYLAEITTSKTFNRFRDDVYDMLGHFRSAGDKMRKVASKMEAALTSALTPGGLFRALGFKYYGPVDGHNVKGLVRHLEDLKNIPGPKLLHVVTVKGKGFAPAEKDQVKWHAQGSPFDKITGKSLAVKSTKPSVPKYQDIFTDAVIELAKQDERVVAVTPAMPSGTGLLKMMKEMPDRCYDVGIAEQHAVTFSAGLATEGKIPFAGIYSTFLQRGYDQALHDVALQKLPVVFAMDRAGLVGADGPTHHGLYDISYLRCVPNMVLCAPMNEQELRDMLYTATCYTDRSFGIRYPRGQCTGAGYRPGFEQMPLGKGECVRKGERIAVLSYGTIGNYVIEAAEQLSAMGIEISHYNMRFVKPLDTELVNEIAAGYEHIITIEDAAKQGGFGSAVAEYLCELPQRPRMTIMGVPDRLIEHGTQKELHKEIGLDAAGIIATIQKIVTESVPSL, encoded by the coding sequence ATGAATCTTCCGGAAATTAAGCCTGGTCCGCTACTCGCGAATATCAACTCGCCTGCCGACCTCAGAAAACTGAGCCGTGAACAGCTCGATGATGTTTGTTTCGAACTCCGCGACTATATAATAGATATTGTTTCCGTGCATGGCGGACATTTCGGGGCGAGTTTGGGGGTTGTTGAACTGACGGTTGCTCTGCATTACGTGCTCGAAACACCACACGACCGCCTTGTTTGGGATGTCGGTCATCAGGCATACGGACACAAAATTCTCACAGGCCGCCGCGATAATTTCTACACCAACCGCAAATACAAAGGTCTCTCCGGCTTTCCGAAGCGCAGCGAAAGCGAATACGATACCTTTGGCGTAGGCCACAGCTCTACTTCCATTTCAGCGGCGCTCGGTATGGATGTAGCCGCCAAAATGAAAGGGGAGAAGCGCACTGTAATGGCCGTTATCGGCGATGGCGCCATGACCGGCGGAATGGCATTCGAAGCCCTCAATCACGCAGGCGACATTCCAAACGACATCACCGTTATCCTCAACGATAACAATATGTCGATTGATCCGAATGTAGGCGCCCTCAAAGAATATCTCGCCGAAATTACGACCTCTAAAACCTTCAACCGCTTCCGCGATGATGTGTACGACATGCTCGGTCACTTCCGCTCCGCGGGCGACAAAATGCGGAAAGTTGCTTCCAAGATGGAAGCCGCGCTGACTTCAGCCCTTACCCCCGGCGGACTGTTCCGGGCTCTCGGGTTCAAGTACTACGGCCCGGTTGATGGTCACAATGTGAAGGGGCTTGTACGCCACCTCGAAGACCTGAAAAATATTCCGGGTCCCAAATTGCTGCACGTCGTTACTGTTAAAGGAAAGGGCTTCGCGCCTGCGGAAAAGGATCAGGTGAAGTGGCATGCGCAGGGAAGTCCGTTTGACAAAATTACCGGTAAATCGCTTGCGGTAAAAAGCACCAAGCCCTCGGTTCCTAAGTATCAGGATATTTTCACTGACGCGGTGATCGAACTTGCCAAACAGGATGAGCGTGTCGTTGCCGTTACGCCAGCCATGCCCAGCGGTACAGGCCTCCTCAAAATGATGAAGGAAATGCCCGACCGTTGTTATGATGTCGGTATTGCAGAACAGCATGCGGTTACGTTTTCGGCAGGCCTCGCAACGGAAGGCAAAATCCCGTTTGCCGGTATTTACTCCACTTTTCTTCAGCGCGGCTATGATCAGGCGCTGCACGATGTAGCCCTGCAAAAACTGCCCGTCGTGTTTGCGATGGACCGCGCCGGACTCGTTGGCGCAGACGGTCCGACCCACCACGGACTCTACGATATCAGCTACTTGCGCTGCGTGCCAAATATGGTGCTTTGTGCTCCGATGAACGAACAGGAGCTGCGCGATATGCTCTACACCGCAACCTGTTACACCGATCGCTCCTTTGGAATCCGGTATCCGCGCGGGCAGTGTACGGGCGCGGGCTACCGGCCGGGCTTTGAGCAAATGCCCCTCGGTAAGGGCGAATGCGTACGCAAGGGCGAGCGCATAGCGGTGCTTTCTTACGGCACCATCGGTAATTACGTGATTGAAGCGGCTGAACAGCTCAGCGCCATGGGCATTGAAATAAGCCACTACAACATGCGCTTTGTGAAGCCGCTTGACACGGAACTCGTAAACGAAATCGCTGCCGGATATGAGCACATCATCACCATTGAAGACGCCGCCAAACAGGGCGGCTTCGGCAGCGCTGTTGCTGAGTACCTGTGCGAACTGCCGCAGCGTCCGCGCATGACGATTATGGGCGTACCCGATCGTCTTATCGAGCACGGTACCCAAAAAGAGCTGCACAAAGAGATCGGCCTCGACGCAGCGGGTATCATTGCAACGATCCAAAAAATTGTGACGGAGAGCGTACCAAGCTTATAG
- the xseB gene encoding exodeoxyribonuclease VII small subunit, with protein sequence MSTKDKDLSFEEALIQLEQVVAQLEKPDQPLKESVKHFEQGLKLSRYCNQILEQAELRVEHVKQNDTSSL encoded by the coding sequence ATGAGTACTAAAGATAAAGATTTAAGCTTTGAAGAAGCGTTAATACAGCTTGAACAGGTCGTTGCGCAACTCGAAAAACCTGATCAGCCGCTTAAAGAATCTGTCAAACATTTTGAACAGGGGCTAAAGCTGTCGCGCTATTGCAATCAAATACTGGAACAGGCCGAATTACGGGTCGAACACGTAAAACAAAACGACACCTCTTCTCTATGA
- the mnmE gene encoding tRNA uridine-5-carboxymethylaminomethyl(34) synthesis GTPase MnmE, producing MEISKQKTPPIPGEITQREPIAAIATPTGEGGIAVIRVSGRDSITLVERIFSGAPLTDKPSHTIHYGLITRAGKRLDDVLVSLFRSPRSYTGEDTVEISCHGGVINTQLVLEAVLHVGARAAEPGEFTQRAFLNGKLDLSQAEAVADLIHARSKKAAESSRQHLDGKLGEYVKAFRQQVIDATAMIELELDFIEEDVEFASRDDLRKLFTDLTDSIQQLLETYETGRIVKHGVRTVFAGAPNAGKSTLLNTLMGRERAIVSEIAGTTRDVIDADWNYDGLLFTLTDTAGLRVTEDVIEAEGVRRSRKAVSEADLVLYLTDLHQPDPQDAQVITEIRQQWPEKPMLIVGTKADRKELLKQLPDKHPKPDIEVSSLEGTGIDTLKRLMKEAVLESRDIDTSGLLVTSSRHRDALEKTRGHVHSALRGLEGGLTGDFLSIDLRAALHELGTITGEITTEDLLDSIFSRFCIGK from the coding sequence ATGGAAATTTCTAAACAAAAAACGCCTCCCATCCCGGGCGAAATCACGCAGCGCGAGCCTATTGCCGCGATTGCAACGCCTACCGGAGAAGGCGGCATTGCCGTAATCCGGGTGTCGGGCCGCGATAGCATCACCCTTGTGGAACGCATTTTTTCAGGTGCACCGCTCACCGACAAACCAAGCCACACCATCCACTACGGCCTCATCACGCGGGCCGGAAAGCGCCTTGATGATGTGCTTGTGAGTCTGTTCCGCTCCCCGCGCTCCTACACCGGCGAAGATACCGTCGAGATTTCGTGTCATGGCGGCGTCATCAACACGCAGCTTGTGCTCGAAGCCGTGCTTCATGTGGGCGCAAGAGCCGCTGAGCCCGGCGAGTTTACGCAGCGGGCGTTCCTCAACGGAAAGCTCGATCTGTCGCAGGCCGAAGCCGTTGCCGATCTCATTCATGCGCGCAGCAAAAAAGCCGCAGAAAGCTCGCGGCAGCACCTTGACGGAAAACTGGGCGAGTACGTGAAGGCCTTCCGGCAGCAGGTTATCGACGCCACGGCCATGATCGAGCTGGAGTTGGATTTCATCGAAGAAGATGTGGAGTTTGCCAGCCGTGACGACCTTCGCAAGCTCTTCACGGACCTGACCGACAGCATACAGCAGTTATTGGAAACCTATGAAACGGGCCGGATCGTGAAGCACGGGGTGCGCACCGTGTTTGCGGGTGCGCCGAACGCGGGCAAATCCACGCTCCTGAACACGCTCATGGGCCGTGAGCGCGCCATCGTTTCCGAAATTGCAGGCACCACCCGCGACGTGATCGACGCTGACTGGAACTACGACGGTCTCTTGTTCACCCTCACCGACACCGCCGGGCTGCGCGTCACCGAAGATGTAATCGAAGCCGAAGGCGTGCGGCGGTCCCGCAAAGCCGTTTCCGAAGCCGACCTCGTGCTGTACCTTACCGACCTGCATCAGCCCGACCCGCAGGACGCGCAGGTCATCACCGAAATCCGGCAGCAGTGGCCGGAAAAACCGATGCTGATTGTGGGCACCAAGGCCGACCGCAAGGAGCTGCTCAAGCAGCTGCCCGACAAGCACCCCAAACCGGATATCGAAGTATCGAGCCTCGAAGGCACCGGCATCGATACCCTCAAACGCCTCATGAAAGAAGCCGTGCTTGAAAGCCGCGACATCGATACGTCCGGGCTGCTTGTCACCTCAAGCCGGCACCGCGACGCCCTCGAGAAAACACGCGGGCACGTGCACTCGGCGCTGCGCGGCCTCGAAGGCGGCCTCACCGGCGACTTCCTTTCCATCGATCTCCGCGCGGCCCTTCACGAACTCGGCACCATCACCGGCGAAATCACGACCGAAGACCTCCTCGACTCTATCTTTTCGCGCTTCTGCATCGGAAAGTGA
- the meaB gene encoding methylmalonyl Co-A mutase-associated GTPase MeaB codes for MKIFDEAALVSGIRNGNRRALARGITLVESTRAADMELAQRMLQQLMPHTGKSVRLGITGVPGVGKSTFIEALGLHVAAQQKRVAVLAVDPSSPYTGGSILGDKTRMTELSRLEEVFIRPSPTGGTLGGVSRKTRESILLCEAAGYDVVIVETVGVGQSEYEVASMVDFFLMLMLPNAGDSLQGIKRGIMELADLILVNKADAGFEARAEAAKREYSNALHLLRPKYPGYTTEVKLCSALHKNGVAEAWEHVQTYLARLGSDGHFIQNRNRQLIHWTRRLTEELLLARLWEHPDVKTGWDTETARIRSGETTPVLAGQTLIETFRKSYSA; via the coding sequence ATGAAAATATTCGACGAAGCAGCGCTGGTCAGCGGTATCCGAAACGGCAACCGGCGTGCACTTGCCCGCGGCATCACGCTCGTGGAAAGCACCCGCGCTGCCGATATGGAACTTGCACAGCGTATGCTGCAACAGCTCATGCCGCACACCGGCAAGTCCGTACGACTCGGCATAACCGGCGTGCCGGGCGTAGGTAAAAGCACCTTCATTGAAGCGCTCGGCCTGCACGTGGCCGCCCAACAAAAGCGCGTTGCCGTGCTCGCTGTTGACCCGAGCAGTCCCTACACCGGCGGCAGCATCCTTGGCGACAAAACCCGGATGACCGAACTCAGCCGCCTGGAAGAAGTCTTCATTCGTCCCTCCCCTACCGGCGGCACTCTTGGGGGCGTGAGCCGGAAAACCCGGGAAAGCATCCTCCTGTGCGAGGCCGCAGGCTACGATGTGGTCATCGTCGAAACAGTTGGCGTGGGGCAAAGCGAATATGAAGTTGCCTCCATGGTCGATTTTTTTCTCATGCTCATGCTGCCCAATGCCGGCGATTCCCTGCAGGGCATCAAGCGGGGCATCATGGAGCTGGCCGACCTCATCCTGGTCAACAAAGCGGACGCCGGTTTTGAAGCCCGTGCCGAAGCTGCAAAGCGGGAATACAGCAACGCGCTTCACCTCCTGCGCCCCAAATATCCGGGCTACACCACTGAAGTGAAGCTTTGCAGCGCCCTCCACAAAAACGGCGTCGCCGAAGCATGGGAGCATGTGCAAACCTACCTCGCGCGACTTGGCTCGGACGGGCACTTCATCCAAAACCGAAATCGTCAGCTTATACACTGGACCCGCCGCCTCACCGAAGAGCTTTTGCTTGCCCGGCTCTGGGAACATCCGGATGTAAAAACCGGCTGGGACACCGAAACAGCCCGCATCCGCAGCGGTGAAACTACGCCGGTGCTTGCAGGGCAGACACTTATCGAAACCTTTCGCAAAAGCTATTCGGCCTGA
- a CDS encoding acyl-CoA dehydrogenase, giving the protein METAAELSFKPLTHFTEDEQMLREAAAEFAQSAVLPLVHKMDEEAKLDPELVKQFFEMGLMGIEIPEQYQGGGGTFFMSILAIEEIAKVDASTSVFMDVQNTLVNNAFLNFASDHLKEKYLPRLATDTVGAYALSEAGSGSDAFSLKTKAEKKGDEYILNGNKLWITNGNEADIFLVFANINPEAGYRGITGFVVERGFEGFSVGKKEDKLGIRASSTTELILEDCRVPAENVIGELGKGYKIAIETLNEGRIGIGAQMIGIAQGAFNAAVAYSKERKQFGKAISEFQGLQFQLAKMATEIEMARLLVYNAARLKMAGQPFLKEAAMCKYYASEVAERVSSLSVEVFGGYGFVKEYPVEKFFRDSKIGKIYEGTSNMQLQTIAKLILS; this is encoded by the coding sequence ATGGAAACAGCAGCCGAACTTAGTTTTAAACCCCTCACACACTTTACCGAAGACGAACAAATGCTGCGTGAAGCAGCGGCAGAGTTTGCTCAATCCGCGGTACTTCCGCTGGTACACAAAATGGACGAAGAAGCCAAGCTCGATCCCGAACTGGTGAAACAGTTTTTTGAAATGGGTCTTATGGGCATTGAAATTCCCGAGCAGTATCAGGGCGGGGGCGGCACTTTTTTCATGTCGATTCTTGCCATTGAAGAAATCGCCAAAGTTGACGCTTCCACTTCTGTGTTTATGGATGTCCAAAACACCCTGGTCAACAATGCCTTCCTGAACTTTGCCAGCGATCACCTCAAAGAAAAGTACCTGCCGCGCCTTGCTACTGATACCGTTGGGGCCTACGCCCTTTCTGAAGCAGGCTCCGGCAGCGACGCATTTTCCCTGAAAACCAAAGCCGAGAAAAAAGGCGACGAGTACATTCTCAACGGCAACAAGCTGTGGATTACCAACGGCAATGAAGCCGATATTTTCCTGGTGTTTGCCAACATCAACCCGGAAGCGGGCTACCGCGGTATCACCGGCTTTGTGGTTGAGCGCGGCTTCGAAGGCTTCTCGGTCGGCAAGAAAGAAGACAAACTCGGTATCCGCGCGAGCTCTACCACAGAACTGATTCTGGAAGACTGCCGCGTACCTGCCGAAAACGTCATCGGCGAGCTGGGCAAAGGATATAAGATCGCGATCGAAACCCTGAACGAAGGCCGCATCGGTATTGGCGCGCAGATGATTGGTATCGCGCAGGGCGCGTTCAACGCAGCCGTTGCCTACTCTAAAGAGCGCAAGCAATTCGGCAAGGCCATCAGCGAGTTTCAGGGGCTGCAGTTTCAGCTTGCCAAAATGGCGACCGAAATTGAAATGGCACGTCTCCTCGTGTACAATGCCGCACGGCTCAAGATGGCGGGTCAGCCGTTCCTGAAAGAAGCCGCAATGTGTAAGTACTATGCCTCTGAAGTTGCCGAGCGCGTTTCCTCCCTCTCGGTTGAAGTGTTTGGCGGCTATGGTTTCGTGAAGGAATACCCTGTCGAAAAATTCTTCCGTGATTCCAAAATCGGCAAGATTTACGAAGGCACCTCCAACATGCAACTCCAAACCATTGCCAAGCTGATCCTCAGCTGA
- a CDS encoding ATP-binding protein: protein MIKRVLTERIAKTLFGGKAVVVLGARQTGKTTLLQSLSEQESNRLHLNCDEPIVRTQLQDVNLTELRNIIGEAKLVFVDEAQRVKNIGLTLKLVADNFKQVKLLVSGSSALDLASEFKESLAGRKRDYTLYPISWEELSAHQGYLQAKAQLESRILYGMYPEVITSPGEEDELLYELVDSFLYKDLLSFQGIRKPDVLSKLVQALALQTGSEVSYNELSQLVGVDKNTVSNYIELLEKAFVVFRLPAYSTNARNEISRSKKIYFYDTGIRNAVIGNFNPLSLRTDTGALWENFLIAERMKLLGNHRIRAGMYFWRSVAQAEVDYVEMRAGQLRAFEFKWNPKAKKKKPRAFLNTYDAEVSFIDRDNFISFLMPE, encoded by the coding sequence GTGATTAAACGTGTCCTTACTGAGCGTATCGCAAAAACCCTGTTCGGGGGGAAGGCCGTAGTTGTGCTTGGGGCACGGCAAACGGGCAAGACGACGCTTTTGCAGTCGCTGTCGGAACAGGAGTCCAACCGGCTGCACCTGAACTGCGACGAGCCGATTGTGCGCACGCAGCTTCAGGATGTGAATCTGACCGAGCTGCGCAACATCATCGGGGAGGCAAAACTGGTTTTTGTGGATGAAGCGCAGCGGGTGAAAAATATCGGGCTCACGCTGAAGCTGGTTGCCGACAATTTTAAGCAGGTAAAGCTTTTGGTCAGCGGCTCCTCGGCGCTTGACCTTGCGAGTGAATTTAAGGAATCACTGGCAGGGCGGAAGCGCGACTACACGCTCTACCCGATCAGCTGGGAGGAGCTGAGTGCGCATCAGGGCTATCTGCAGGCCAAAGCGCAGCTTGAAAGCCGGATTTTGTACGGGATGTATCCCGAGGTGATCACGTCGCCGGGCGAGGAAGATGAGCTGCTGTACGAGCTGGTTGATAGCTTCCTGTACAAAGATTTGCTGAGTTTTCAGGGCATCCGCAAGCCGGACGTGCTGTCAAAGCTGGTGCAGGCACTGGCGCTGCAAACCGGCAGCGAGGTGTCCTACAACGAGCTGTCGCAGCTGGTCGGCGTGGATAAAAACACGGTCTCGAACTACATCGAGCTGCTTGAGAAAGCCTTCGTGGTGTTCCGGCTTCCGGCTTACAGCACCAATGCCCGGAATGAAATCAGCCGCTCCAAAAAGATTTATTTTTACGATACAGGCATCCGGAACGCGGTCATCGGCAATTTTAATCCGCTGAGTCTGCGCACTGACACCGGTGCCTTGTGGGAGAATTTTTTGATTGCAGAGCGCATGAAGCTGCTCGGCAATCACCGGATTCGTGCGGGCATGTACTTTTGGCGCTCGGTGGCACAGGCCGAAGTTGACTATGTGGAGATGCGCGCGGGGCAGCTTCGCGCTTTCGAGTTTAAATGGAATCCCAAAGCCAAAAAAAAGAAACCCCGCGCCTTTCTGAATACTTATGATGCAGAGGTCAGCTTCATCGACCGCGATAATTTCATCTCCTTCTTAATGCCTGAGTAA
- a CDS encoding THUMP-like domain-containing protein, with amino-acid sequence MPDALPQHPLMGRPEWVEVLEARPLPDPAEFAIRGRGQWGEVTPDIAEQLFCYRRAEKKLAGFHQKGWLYRRLSLEQCSGAAAARYKAGLFSGELCADLTGGLGIDSLAFAVSFGQVHHVEAVPVISALARHNHHISGAANIRHYAETTADFLQRFRGKADLMYADPSRRDGDARVFRLADCEPNIPELLPLLREKAQHVLLKLSPLYDLKQLIRELPEIQFIEVVSHRGEVKEILAGWRNERDTGPERSATISAVLIDDAGNVLHRAEQSPVTTQPPQVSGDALLPGDFLLLPDPAVVKAEVTAAVAGHLSLSSLSGDWSLLWARKSNPGFSPKTFPGRSFVLEWCLPFHPKQLKKKLRRENLKRVHVYRRDFPVNVAGLRKKFQLEMGEEGHLLFFTDGSGQRWCARCTLSILDTGR; translated from the coding sequence ATGCCGGACGCTTTACCACAACACCCGCTGATGGGCCGCCCCGAGTGGGTGGAAGTACTCGAAGCCCGTCCGCTGCCGGATCCCGCGGAGTTTGCGATTCGTGGTCGCGGGCAGTGGGGTGAAGTCACGCCAGACATCGCCGAGCAGCTTTTCTGCTACCGGCGGGCGGAGAAGAAACTGGCAGGCTTTCACCAAAAAGGCTGGCTCTACCGTCGACTTTCGCTGGAACAGTGCAGCGGAGCAGCGGCAGCGCGGTACAAGGCAGGGTTGTTTTCGGGTGAGCTTTGCGCGGACCTCACCGGCGGGCTTGGTATTGACAGTCTGGCCTTTGCGGTATCCTTCGGGCAGGTGCACCATGTTGAGGCCGTGCCGGTAATCAGCGCGCTTGCGCGGCACAATCACCACATTTCAGGCGCGGCAAACATCCGGCACTACGCGGAAACTACGGCGGACTTTCTGCAGCGCTTTCGGGGCAAAGCCGACCTGATGTACGCCGACCCCTCACGTCGGGACGGCGATGCGCGCGTATTCCGGCTTGCCGACTGTGAGCCTAATATCCCTGAACTACTGCCACTGCTTCGCGAAAAAGCGCAGCACGTGCTCCTCAAACTTTCCCCGCTCTACGACCTCAAACAGCTGATTCGCGAGCTGCCTGAAATTCAGTTTATCGAGGTAGTCTCGCACCGGGGCGAAGTCAAGGAAATTCTTGCTGGCTGGCGCAACGAACGCGACACAGGACCTGAGCGCTCCGCCACAATTTCGGCCGTGCTGATTGATGATGCGGGCAACGTGCTTCACCGCGCGGAACAATCGCCCGTAACGACGCAGCCTCCGCAGGTTTCGGGGGATGCGCTCCTGCCCGGAGATTTCCTGTTGCTGCCTGACCCCGCTGTTGTGAAAGCCGAAGTTACGGCTGCCGTAGCCGGACACCTCAGCCTGAGCAGCCTCAGCGGTGACTGGAGCCTGCTATGGGCACGCAAAAGTAATCCCGGTTTTTCACCGAAAACTTTCCCGGGCCGAAGTTTTGTGCTTGAATGGTGCCTCCCCTTCCATCCCAAGCAGCTCAAAAAGAAGCTTCGCCGGGAAAACCTGAAGCGTGTACACGTGTACCGGCGTGATTTTCCAGTTAATGTAGCCGGGCTCCGGAAAAAATTTCAGCTTGAAATGGGGGAAGAGGGTCACCTGCTTTTTTTCACGGATGGCAGCGGGCAGCGTTGGTGCGCGCGCTGTACACTCAGCATATTAGACACCGGCAGGTGA
- a CDS encoding tetratricopeptide repeat protein gives MTELKKHLLKLSEEIVINSDRLDEIEFEEQSSERFEIFRSLRSIGDELLELIENANPDADDRAFAQFALGSVCALLGYYDKAEAAYDEALAHWPDHVGILNEATDVLVELGYFQKAKRFIQRSIKHGGETPDMLYNLASVTAHIGDTAEARIILINTLAKFPHDAGCRALLEELDKASSVN, from the coding sequence ATGACAGAACTTAAAAAACACCTGCTCAAGCTATCCGAAGAGATTGTTATCAATTCTGACCGGCTGGATGAAATTGAATTCGAAGAGCAAAGCAGCGAACGCTTTGAGATTTTCAGAAGTCTCAGAAGTATCGGTGACGAGCTGCTGGAGCTGATAGAAAATGCGAATCCCGACGCAGACGACCGGGCCTTTGCGCAGTTTGCGCTTGGTTCGGTATGTGCGCTGTTGGGCTACTATGATAAAGCCGAAGCGGCCTATGACGAAGCACTTGCCCACTGGCCCGACCACGTGGGTATTCTGAATGAAGCCACAGATGTACTGGTAGAGTTGGGCTACTTTCAAAAAGCAAAACGATTCATTCAGCGCAGCATTAAACACGGGGGAGAAACCCCTGATATGCTGTACAACCTGGCATCAGTTACTGCGCACATAGGGGATACGGCTGAAGCCCGCATCATTCTGATCAACACCCTTGCCAAATTCCCTCATGATGCCGGTTGCCGGGCATTGCTCGAAGAACTCGACAAAGCGTCATCGGTCAACTAA
- a CDS encoding RluA family pseudouridine synthase translates to MPKPKKFRYKVLYEDAHLMAIDKPAGLLTVPIPDMPSTNLQQMVQQDFGKRVRPVHRIDRYTSGIVVFSKTGRIHHQLVKQFRNREPRRVYQALVRGRVDPPEATLVHHLKLIKTGFRNIVVNENNPDGTRAELVYKLIKQYPKAALLRVELVTGLKNQIRVQLSEAGLPLIGDRHYSPGEEHEKWINRQALHAAELSIIHPLTQKRLTFRSPIAQDMQKLIDKYKAMK, encoded by the coding sequence ATGCCAAAACCCAAGAAATTCCGCTATAAAGTTCTTTACGAAGATGCGCATCTGATGGCCATCGACAAGCCTGCGGGCCTGCTCACGGTGCCGATTCCGGACATGCCATCTACCAACCTGCAGCAAATGGTGCAGCAGGACTTTGGCAAACGGGTTCGACCGGTACACCGGATTGACCGGTACACTTCCGGAATTGTCGTGTTTTCAAAGACCGGCCGAATACATCATCAGCTGGTGAAACAGTTCAGGAACCGGGAACCGAGACGCGTGTATCAGGCGCTGGTTCGGGGGCGGGTTGATCCGCCTGAAGCTACTTTGGTTCATCATCTCAAGCTGATCAAAACAGGATTTCGGAACATTGTAGTAAACGAAAACAACCCTGACGGAACACGGGCCGAGCTTGTCTATAAACTGATTAAACAATACCCCAAAGCCGCCCTGCTTCGTGTTGAGCTCGTTACAGGATTAAAAAATCAAATCCGGGTACAGCTGAGCGAAGCCGGCCTCCCGCTGATCGGCGACCGGCACTACAGTCCCGGCGAAGAACACGAAAAGTGGATTAACCGTCAGGCACTTCATGCGGCCGAACTGAGCATCATTCATCCGCTAACGCAAAAGCGGCTGACCTTTCGCAGTCCTATAGCTCAGGATATGCAGAAGCTGATCGACAAGTACAAAGCTATGAAATAA
- a CDS encoding class I SAM-dependent DNA methyltransferase, producing the protein MEPAPQQWFETWFDTPLYETLYAHRDYAEARQLAALISQSFPPAQFPELVDIACGRGRHSFNLATLGYKVTGVDLSKNAIEKARRIASEKYADLSPDFYTHDMRQPLGRIWPLAVNLFTSFGYLADDAANTGVLRNMGDAVGPGGALVLDYLNAAYVRSSLVPEEVCDISNYQLRIRRSIDEQEGVVRKEMAFKHTQTGQLQTFTEQVKLYPLSWFEAAFAKVGMHITEVYGTYTGEKIQKQSDAHPRLIMMAQKDA; encoded by the coding sequence TTGGAACCCGCACCACAGCAATGGTTTGAAACCTGGTTCGACACCCCGCTTTATGAAACCCTTTACGCCCACCGGGACTATGCAGAAGCCAGACAGCTTGCTGCACTCATCTCGCAATCTTTTCCACCGGCTCAGTTTCCGGAACTTGTCGACATTGCCTGCGGCAGAGGGCGACACAGTTTTAACCTTGCCACACTGGGGTATAAAGTAACCGGCGTTGATTTATCCAAAAATGCCATTGAAAAGGCGCGCCGCATTGCATCGGAGAAATACGCAGACCTGTCTCCGGACTTTTATACCCACGATATGAGACAGCCCCTTGGCCGGATCTGGCCGCTTGCAGTTAACCTGTTTACAAGCTTTGGATACCTCGCGGATGATGCTGCCAATACCGGCGTGCTGAGAAATATGGGCGATGCTGTTGGGCCCGGTGGAGCGCTTGTATTAGATTATCTGAATGCCGCTTATGTCCGCAGCTCACTCGTACCGGAAGAGGTTTGCGATATCAGCAATTATCAGCTGCGTATCAGGCGTAGTATTGATGAACAGGAAGGAGTTGTGCGGAAAGAAATGGCCTTCAAACACACGCAAACCGGTCAGCTTCAGACTTTTACGGAGCAGGTGAAGCTGTATCCGCTTTCCTGGTTTGAAGCGGCATTTGCCAAAGTCGGGATGCACATAACAGAAGTGTACGGCACATATACCGGGGAAAAAATCCAAAAGCAGTCAGACGCTCATCCAAGACTGATTATGATGGCTCAAAAAGACGCTTAA